A genomic window from Phoenix dactylifera cultivar Barhee BC4 chromosome 7, palm_55x_up_171113_PBpolish2nd_filt_p, whole genome shotgun sequence includes:
- the LOC103722610 gene encoding centromere-associated protein E-like isoform X2, producing MDRNKNRTDLLAAGRKKLQQFRQKKDHKGVGSHVKSSNKVSEPGKDADTDDPAKVPEPDLEHTKVVVAHEPVEVSEPLPTSGVEADEEPVKVPEPDSSSAIVADEPTMVPEPAPTPAAAKVPEPEPEPRPTSAVDAVVRTADPLEPSVAVQEVGLPPVPFLGESDAGLQEDQRDSEEVPVDLPIDDGGSRSSIMVHDQKARNSGLEKCDGENSGIGMLMVEIGSDQAGESAVALALDTDRLEEVSAATEPSLGVEVVQKNDSLSAPTKERIEGEDGLTTSSESLEMRFLGIENGKEDHDTEKGGVKEEIVALESPLLGRPQDANGVSIPAETIQDMGTQISDDHMKISCAEENFEMLSQVTSTRSRSLQEYVDLLYPSYVASDTRREESSVLADARGKGSTDEERGTSRPYIGEVVGAESESVETLAEGGAVAPAGKVEVEGFKEDDLLFLPMLTDPVSSMRMWYMLKRVLQDGSFADELDSIRRHLYSTTVARDFLQMQLDEQTELTAEFYQQSSDEVSKLLGLVKEAQESKTMASEELARCRSELQTITVAKEELEIKFTSTREELGCLDTRASELQNKLEQAQKELALVSAELGNCRGLVEALQKENMNLNTSISSETDARKNLQEEKELLFSENMRLASELSEQKEMFLVELDKQKQLECNARETGACFDLLTEENLYLSCSLDIYKAKIKELDDVHIELPFQAQQAGDQENNSHVECIATANAVEDSWSSVRNSVGLQKVDEKDSGSSVVLGILMGQLEEAKSILQNLENSIQGMHSHSVSLSRSGGRAPAPGVSKLIQAFESKVHHADNASDEVPLTEAGQSDDLYTLTREQMGLLRDSLRQMELDVRKAEVHVMGEHREISQKYEMECEAQRHQSSILQTRIDGLVKKLSKYICRIDDLQNQLNKIQQGASDEEERLLNEVQLLQKEVNARVSAMQHERDSIRGVFEALEKLFPTAGLLTSDLASNKKERLLSEIQLLQKDATDRYSIKGMIFEALEKLNSSTGLIFPDNSDIGSYVVASVCAAIKLIESLHERLNAAHLNHETLHTSYVELDKQYNNVRGINELAIGLMLKMYKGLQKLCTHVGEHEMDVNAEEVLELLPKRHKVLIEYLQQLLDERVLFISENKELESGLLSKNEEIEELSKRCSALDKKLDDLCYAKDGLETILMSKNEVYDEVNRRCLAIAKKLDGHELNKDPNTFLGLAELNKVTGKPDNMENDLSKSLLPRLEALVAFHLRKYEEAIEQINLSKEYLQEVNIVPVVSSDNWSLPLVTLLKQEFIPKLWELQEKLDSLSALNLQQETENQILKEGLHMMEGALEASRSELYLKVSELEQSEQRLSSIREKLSIAVAKGKGLLVQREGLKRSLMEKSSELEKCSQELQSKEELLKEVEAKLKSYSEADRIEALESELSYIRHSATALRDSFLIKDSVLQRIEEVLEDLDLPEHFHSKDIVEKIELLSRMVAGNLPFPITEWDQRSFVGGSHSDADAWKDDAQASSNPGLDELKNKYEELQRKFYDLAEHNDMLEQSLMERNSLVQKWEEVLDRIDMPLQFRTLEPEDRIEWLGNALSEVQQERDALQLKIENLEDSSDMLIVDLEESHKKISELNAEIVAIKSDKDFFSESLEKLRFEYLGLSEKAVHDEIDRENLRKDLADLQEKLTGKVENRDWHDIEMGVRKLFDLVSDALPDSDRSEALAAGTVTERLEGLLRRLIDKYTNLASKKSVHKVSEKEYVLEEGNLSSDKNTSTNVPDDKEQELVNLRLKLEEACRNLVSVKEERDEAMEKCHSLMLEVEEISKQQNSLQEEKTVDMEKYQSVLLELEAISKQRDALQEQLAQDEQKSASVREKLNVAVRKGKALVQQRDSLKQTIEEMTVLMDHLKTEHNQQVEALESEKSLLMKQLAETEQSLHDSSQTVSKFLTALHGIDVGFEINVTDPVQRIEEIGRLGHDLHSAVVSSENEAKKSKRAAELLLAELNEVQERADMLQEELANAKATVRECFRQKDIAEAARIDALNRLEQFILVNSGERKKLVDNLLELKSGVVQLRNVCFEFSSLLANVFTRDLNLFCNLESFMESFEKQMNCANFVDLPALSSSCLLSSNPVNEEESYATDALSDLKMEEQFGDSSIAEHLAITGHSVFECLRQCDDLKRHIHKHSLSVDQQATHLQQIKETVQRKLAAQMECSESLKRDVTGLELMIKEKENQICSMSRNLSLLYEACSSSISEIGNRKAQIVENSLPSEEQALEKTDECIRSMADKLLSIVKGTSIINEMTEGNQRELKATILDLQRELQEKDIQMNRICEELVSQIRDAEAAKKRSSSDLDSAETKIHNLEKQVEMMEEDKKLLELRVHELDDLEASSNELHGKIKSLTDASTSKDQEIEALMQALDEEETQMEDLESRNKELENIVQEKNLALESLEASQAKAVAKLSTTVSKFDELHSLSESLLEEVENLQFQLQGQDSEISFLRQEVTRCTNDLLASQETYKKYSSEICELLKWFDMILSRFGLQHVAVDDQEFSQIRIYTDVLEKKILSVMAELDDLRVTVKSKDALLQIERARVEELSCKSEVLENSLREKETQIEVFQEGTHTGQLPIMNSPQSREIERMKNKVSSGAVVTHVRSGRKVNNDQIAIAIDTENDDNVLADEDDDKAHGFKSLTMSRFVPRATRPLADRIDGIWVSGERLLMRQPTLRLGFLIYWVALHALLASFI from the exons ATGGACAGGAACAAGAACCGGACCGATCTCCTCGCCGCCGGCCGCAAAAAG CTCCAGCAATTTCGGCAAAAGAAGGACCACAAGGGCGTGGGTAGCCATGTGAAATCCTCGAACAAGGTGAGCGAGCCTGGGAAGGATGCCGATACCGATGATCCGGCAAAGGTTCCTGAGCCCGACTTGGAGCATACTAAAGTTGTTGTTGCGCATGAACCAGTGGAGGTGTCGGAGCCGTTGCCGACTTCAGGCGTTGAAGCTGATGAGGAGCCGGTAAAGGTGCCCGAGCCTGATTCCTCTTCGGCCATCGTTGCTGATGAGCCAACGATGGTGCCTGAGCCGGCGCCTACTCCAGCCGCGGCGAAGGTGCCtgagcccgagcctgagcctAGGCCTACTTCGGCTGTCGATGCTGTGGTGAGGACTGCTGATCCATTGGAGCCTTCAGTTGCGGTCCAAGAGGTGGGTTTGCCACCTGTGCCCTTTCTTGGAGAGAGCGATGCTGGACTTCAGGAAGATCAGAGAGATTCTGAAGAGGTTCCAGTTGACCTCCCCATTGATGATGGAGGTTCAAGATCTTCTATTATGGTACATGATCAG AAAGCTAGAAATTCGGGTTTGGAGAAATGTGATGGCGAGAACTCAGGCATTGGGATGTTGATGGTGGAGATCGGAAGCGACCAGGCTGGGGAAAGTGCTGTTGCTTTGGCTCTGGACACCGACAGGCTGGAGGAGGTTTCTGCTGCAACAGAACCCAGTTTGGGAGTTGAAGTGGTTCAAAAGAATGACAGTTTGTCCGCTCCAACTAAAGAAAGAATCGAGGGAGAAGATGGTCTGACGACATCTAGTGAGAGCTTGGAAATGAGATTCTTGGGGATAGAGAATGGAAAGGAGGATCATGATACAGAGAAAGGTGGGGTGAAGGAAGAAATCGTTGCCCTTGAAAGTCCACTACTTGGGAGGCCTCAAGATGCAAATGGGGTTTCCATTCCTGCTGAAACAATTCAAGATATGGGAACACAAATTTCTGATGACCATATGAAGATTTCTTGCGCagaagaaaattttgaaatgctaTCACAAGTTACTTCCACCAGGAGTAGGTCACTTCAAGAATATGTGGATTTGCTGTATCCATCGTATGTTGCTTCAGATACTAGAAGGGAAGAAAGTTCAGTATTAGCTGATGCCAGAGGAAAAGGAAGTACTGATGAGGAAAGAGGCACAAGTCGACCTTATATCGGAGAGGTTGTTGGTGCTGAGAGTGAATCAGTAGAGACACTTGCAGAAGGAGGGGCCGTTGCACCTGCGGGAAAGGTCGAGGTTGAGGGATTTAAAGAAGATGATCTTCTTTTCCTACCTATGTTGACAGATCCAGTTTCTTCAATGAGGATGTGGTATATGCTAAAAAGAGTTCTACAGGATGGTAGCTTTGCTGATGAATTGGATAGTATTAGAAGACATCTTTACTCAACAACTGTTGCAAGGGATTTTCTCCAGATGCAATTGGATGAACAGACTGAGTTGACTGCAGAGTTTTACCAGCAGTCTTCTGATGAAGTGTCCAAACTCTTGGGGTTAGTTAAAGAAGCTCAGGAAAGCAAGACAATGGCTAGCGAGGAGCTAGCTCGGTGTCGGTCTGAGCTCCAGACTATCACTGTTGCAAAGGAGGAACTTGAGATCAAGTTTACTTCCACAAGAGAGGAACTCGGGTGTCTTGATACCAGGGCCTCTGAGTTGCAGAACaaactggaacaagcacaaaaaGAGTTAGCACTTGTTTCAGCGGAGTTAGGTAACTGCAGGGGTTTAGTGGAAGctttacaaaaggaaaatatgaACTTAAATACAAGCATCAGTTCAGAAACAGATGCAAGGAAAAACCTCCAGGAGGAGAAAGAGCTCTTGTTTAGTGAGAATATGAGACTTGCTTCGGAGTTGTCAGAACAAAAAGAGATGTTCCTTGTTGAACTTGATAAGCAAAAGCAACTTGAGTGCAACGCCAGGGAAACAGGGGCATGCTTTGACCTACTTACTGAGGAAAACCTTTATCTGTCCTGCAGTTTGGATATATACAAAGCTAAGATAAAGGAGCTTGATGATGTGCATATTGAGTTGCCCTTTCAAGCCCAACAAGCTGGAGATCAAGAAAACAATTCTCATGTGGAATGCATAGCTACTGCTAATGCAGTTGAAGATTCATGGAGCAGTGTGAGGAATTCAGTAGGGCTTCAGAAGGTTGATGAGAAAGACTCCGGCAGTTCTGTTGTACTGGGAATTCTGATGGGGCAATTGGAAGAGGCCAAAAGTATCTTACAGAATCTTGAAAATTCGATTCAAGGGATGCATTCCCATTCTGTTTCCTTAAGTAGGTCAGGTGGCAGAGCCCCGGCACCTGGTGTATCGAAACTTATTCAAGCCTTTGAGTCGAAAGTGCATCATGCTGACAATGCATCGGATGAGGTGCCTTTGACTGAGGCAGGGCAATCAGATGATTTATATACATTAACAAGAGAACAGATGGGCCTCCTTAGAGATTCATTAAGGCAGATGGAATTGGATGTCAGAAAGGCTGAAGTACATGTAATGGGAGAACACAGGGAAATATCTCAAAAGTATGAGATGGAGTGTGAAGCCCAAAGGCACCAAAGTAGCATTCTTCAGACAAGGATTGATGGGCTTGTTAAAAAGCTTTCCAAATATATATGCAGAATAGATGATCTACAGAACCAGTTAAATAAAATTCAGCAAGGTGCTAGTGATGAGGAAGAGAGGCTTTTAAATGAAGTACAGTTGTTGCAGAAGGAAGTGAATGCCAGGGTGTCTGCCATGCAGCATGAAAGGGACTCTATTAGAGGTGTTTTTGAAGCACTTGAAAAGCTTTTCCCAACTGCCGGACTGCTAACCTCCGATCTTGCAAGCAATAAGAAAGAGAGGCTCTTAAGCGAGATACAGTTGTTGCAGAAGGATGCAACCGACAGGTATTCTATTAAAGGCATGATTTTTGAGGCACTTGAAAAACTTAACTCATCAACTGGACTGATTTTCCCGGATAACTCAGACATTGGCTCCTATGTCGTGGCTTCAGTTTGTGCCGCCATAAAACTAATCGAGAGCCTGCATGAGAGACTAAATGCTGCTCATCTAAACCATGAGACACTTCATACTTCCTACGTGGAATTAGATAAACAGTATAACAATGTTCGAGGAATAAATGAGTTGGCAATTGGGCTGATGCTTAAAATGTACAAAGGCCTACAGAAGTTGTGTACACATGTTGGTGAACATGAGATGGATGTTAATGCTGAGGAAGTGCTAGAACTTCTACCTAAAAGACACAAAGTGCTTATTGAGTATTTGCAACAGTTGCTGGATGAGCGGGTTCTCTTCATATCTGAAAATAAGGAGCTAGAATCAGGGTTATTGAGCAAAAATGAAGAAATTGAGGAGCTGAGCAAGAGGTGTAGTGCATTGGATAAGAAGCTGGATGACCTGTGTTATGCCAAAGATGGGCTTGAAACAATTTTGATGAGTAAAAATGAAGTTTATGATGAAGTGAACAGAAGATGTCTTGCTATAGCCAAGAAGTTGGATGGCCATGAACTGAATAAGGATCCAAATACATTCCTTGGGCTGGCTGAACTTAACAAAGTTACTGGGAAGCCCGACAACATGGAGAATGACTTGAGCAAGTCTTTGTTACCGCGACTAGAGGCATTGGTTGCTTTCCATCTTCGGAAATATGAAGAGGCAATTGAGCAGATTAACTTGTCAAAGGAATACTTGCAGGAAGTTAACATTGTACCGGTTGTTTCATCTGACAACTGGTCCTTGCCTTTGGTTACATTGCTTAAGCAAGAGTTCATACCTAAGTTGTGGGAATTACAGGAAAAACTGGACTCCTTGAGTGCCTTAAATCTTCAACaggaaacagaaaatcaaatcctCAAGGAGGGTCTACATATGATGGAAGGAGCTCTCGAAGCATCTCGTTCTGAGTTGTATTTGAAAGTTTCTGAACTCGAGCAGTCAGAGCAGAGACTTTCCTCCATCAGGGAGAAGCTCAGTATTGCTGTTGCAAAAGGCAAAGGTTTACTTGTGCAGCGAGAAGGTCTTAAGCGGTCTCTGATGGAGAAGTCAAGTGAGCTTGAAAAGTGCTCGCAGGAATTACAATCAAAAGAAGAATTGCTCAAGGAAGTCGAGGCGAAGCTGAAGTCTTATTCAGAGGCAGATCGTATTGAAGCTCTAGAATCTGAACTCTCATACATCCGCCATTCTGCTACTGCATTGAGAGACTCCTTTCTCATTAAAGACTCTGTTCTTCAGAGGATTGAAGAAGTTCTGGAAGATTTGGATTTGCCAGAGCATTTCCATTCTAAAGATATAGTAGAGAAAATCGAACTGCTGTCCAGAATGGTTGCTGGAAATCTTCCTTTTCCTATAACTGAATGGGATCAAAGGAGTTTTGTTGGGGGCTCACATTCTGATGCAGATGCCTGGAAAGATGATGCACAGGCAAGTTCAAATCCTGGATTGGAtgagttaaaaaataaatatgaggaGCTTCAGAGAAAGTTTTATGATTTGGCTGAGCACAACGATATGCTGGAACAATCCCTAATGGAGAGGAATAGCCTTGTGCAGAAATGGGAAGAAGTTCTGGACAGAATTGATATGCCTCTGCAGTTCAGGACATTGGAGCCAGAAGATAGGATCGAATGGTTAGGGAATGCACTTTCTGAGGTCCAACAGGAAAGAGATGCATTGCAACTGAAGATTGAGAACCTTGAAGACTCTTCTGATATGCTTATAGTTGACTTGGAAGAGTCGCACAAAAAAATATCTGAACTCAATGCAGAGATTGTAGCTattaaatctgataaagatttCTTTTCAGAGAGCCTGGAAAAGCTCAGGTTTGAATATCTTGGACTCTCGGAGAAAGCTGTTCATGATGAAATTGACAGAGAGAATTTGCGAAAAGATCTAGCTGACTTGCAGGAGAAATTGACTGGGAAAGTTGAGAATAGGGATTGGCATGATATTGAAATGGGGGTAAGGAAACTATTTGATTTGGTTAGCGATGCATTGCCAGATAGTGATAGGTCTGAGGCTCTCGCTGCTGGTACTGTTACTGAACGTTTGGAAGGATTGTTGAGGAGGCTTATAGATAAATATACAAACCTAGCTTCAAAGAAATCTGTTCATAAAGTTAGTGAGAAGGAATATGTTTTAGAGGAAGGGAATTTGTCTTCTGATAAAAACACATCAACAAATGTTCCGGATGACAAGGAGCAGGAATTGGTGAATCTGAGGTTAAAGCTTGAAGAGGCTTGCCGTAATCTAGTTTCAGTTAAGGAGGAGAGGGATGAAGCCATGGAAAAGTGCCATTCTTTGATGTTGGAGGTTGAGGAAATAAGTAAACAGCAGAACTCATTACAGGAGGAGAAGACTGTTGACATGGAGAAGTATCAATCTGTGTTGCTGGAATTAGAGGCGATAAGTAAACAGAGGGATGCTTTACAAGAACAACTAGCTCAGGATGAGCAAAAGTCTGCCTCTGTGAGAGAGAAGCTAAATGTTGCTGTTAGAAAAGGGAAGGCATTGGTACAACAAAGGGATAGCCTGAAACAGACTATTGAAGAGATGACTGTTTTGATGGATCACTTGAAGACTGAGCATAACCAGCAGGTAGAAGCCCTGGAATCTGAGAAATCATTATTAATGAAACAATTGGCAGAGACGGAGCAGAGTTTGCACGATAGTAGCCAGACCGTTAGTAAATTTTTAACTGCTTTGCATGGCATTGATGTTGGTTTTGAAATCAATGTAACCGATCCTGTGCAGAGGATTGAAGAAATCGGGAGACTCGGTCATGATTTGCACTCAGCAGTAGTTTCTTCAGAGAATGAAGCAAAGAAATCTAAACGAGCAGCTGAGCTTCTTCTAGCTGAGTTGAATGAAGTTCAGGAGAGAGCTGACATGCTCCAGGAGGAACTGGCAAATGCAAAAGCGacagtcagagagtgttttagaCAGAAAGACATTGCAGAGGCTGCAAGAATTGATGCTCTTAATCGCCTAGAACAATTTATTTTGGTTAACTCCggggaaagaaagaaactagtaGACAATTTGCTGGAGTTAAAGTCGGGCGTTGTCCAACTAAGGAAtgtctgctttgaattttcAAGTCTCCTTGCTAATGTTTTTACCAGAGATTTGAACCTCTTCTGCAATTTGGAGAGCTTTATGGAATCTTTTGAGAAACAGATGAACTGTGCAAATTTTGTTGACCTACCTGCTCTTTCATCGAGCTGCCTGCTGTCAAGTAATCCAGTTAATGAG GAGGAGTCTTATGCCACTGATGCTCTTTCAGATCTTAAGATGGAAGAACAATTTGGTGACAGTTCAATAGCTGAACATCTTGCTATCACTGGTCATAGTGTGTTTGAATGTTTAAGGCAATGCGATGATTTGAAAAGACATATTCACAAACACTCGTTGTCAGTTGACCAACAAGCCACGCACCTGCAGCAAATCAAAGAAACTGTACAAAGAAAACTAGCTGCTCAGATGGAATGTTCAGAATCTCTGAAGAGAGATGTAACTGGACTTGAGCTGATGATTAAGGAAAAGGAGAATCAGATTTGCTCAATGTCTAGAAATCTGTCCCTGCTTTATGAAGCATGTAGCAGTTCCATTTCTGAGATTGGGAATAGAAAAGCCCAAATAGTTGAAAATAGCCTACCTTCTGAGGAGCAGGCCTTAGAAAAAACTG ATGAGTGCATCAGATCAATGGCTGATAAGTTACTATCAATTGTCAAGGGAACAAGCATTATAAATGAGATGACAGAAGGCAACCAAAGGGAGCTGAAAGCCACCATACTAGATTTGCAGAGAGAACTACAGGAAAAGGATATCCAAATGAACAGAATCTGTGAAGAGCTTGTATCTCAAATAAGGGATGCTGAAGCTGCTAAAAAGAGATCCTCATCAGATCTTGATTCTGCGGAAACAAAAATTCATAATTTAGAGAAGCAGGTTGAAATGATGGAGGAGGATAAGAAATTATTAGAGCTAAGAGTACATGAGCTAGATGATTTGGAGGCTTCGTCAAATGAGCTACATGGGAAAATTAAATCTCTAACCGATGCATCAACTTCTAAAGATCAAG AAATTGAAGCCCTCATGCAAGCGCTTGATGAAGAAGAGACACAGATGGAGGACCTGGAAAGCAGGAACAAGGAACTGGAGAATATAGTTCAAGAAAAGAACCTAGCATTGGAGAGTCTTGAAGCTTCTCAGGCGAAGGCTGTGGCAAAGCTTTCAACAACTGTCAGCAAGTTTGATGAGTTGCACAGCCTGTCAGAGAGCCTTCTTGAAGAGGTGGAAAATCTTCAGTTCCAATTGCAAGGGCAGGATTCAGAAATCTCATTCTTGCGTCAGGAGGTAACTAGGTGCACCAATGACCTTCTGGCCTCACAGGAGACTTACAAGAAGTACTCATCTGAAATATGTGAGTTGTTAAAATGGTTTGATATGATATTATCACGTTTTGGGTTACAGCACGTGGCTGTTGATGATCAGGAGTTCAGTCAAATCCGTATTTACACTGATGTCctggaaaagaaaattttatctgTTATGGCTGAATTAGATGATCTACGGGTAACAGTTAAAAGCAAAGATGCTTTGTTACAAATTGAAAGGGCTAGAGTGGAAGAGTTATCATGTAAATCTGAAGTTCTTGAGAATTCTTTGCGTGAGAAGGAAACACAGATAGAGGTTTTTCAAGAAGGTACCCATACTGGTCAGCTTCCTATCATGAACTCCCCACAGTCTCGGGAGATAGAACGAATG AAAAACAAAGTAAGCTCAGGTGCAGTTGTTACGCATGTCCGCAGTGGGCGCAAGGTCAATAATGATCAAATAGCCATAGCTATAGATACAGAGAATGATGATAATGTATTAGCTGATGAGGACGATGATAAAG CACATGGCTTCAAGTCACTTACTATGTCTCGCTTTGTTCCAAGAGCTACTCGACCTCTAGCAGACAGGATTGATGGGATATG GGTGTCAGGGGAAAGACTGCTTATGAGACAACCTACCTTACGGCTTGGCTTTTTGATATATTGGGTTGCATTGCATGCATTACTGGCTAGTTTCATCTGA